In Lactuca sativa cultivar Salinas chromosome 5, Lsat_Salinas_v11, whole genome shotgun sequence, the DNA window GTCAACAATTCAAGAAGTCAAACTTCAGGCTAAGTATACCCATCACCATCCAGAATCAGGACTCCACACATCATACTCGGTCAGATGGCACTTTTCCAATAAGTGTTTATTCTCTTAAGTCCTTTCATCCAAAACTCAAATCTACACCCATAACATCATTCTAAATCAAAAAGTTCCCACCTTTATGAATTTCCATGCCTAGAAAAAGTCCAAAagccaaaaccctaacttattaatccattaagacttcaTAACTCTTGTATGGAAGGGATAAAAGGACCAAGTTCATATTTTTATGGTTTATTATAGAatggtccaaaccaccaagatctagtTTTTCTGtctaaaagggaccaaaagtgcatctttttctaCTTAATCCAATAAGTCCAAGTCTCTAACCTTTAGATCCGAACCAATATGATCTTTAGATGCATAAAGTTTCTAATTTTATCCATTCTAAGGTCACAAACTTGCAAGATCTAAAATTTacgcactaaagtgaccaaaagctcataacaaccAAAACTAGccagatctaacaaatgcatcatcaagattcaatatttatacctccagaagaaagatcaaggtgaacaagatTTGGATCTACAaactccaatgcaaccaacacttctctaatgacttccttcttctccaagatgcaccaaacacactccaaagcactcaaaaacACCTTATTTAGCTCACAAAGCTCAAACTAGGGTTTGGATTTCATGGGAGGACATTGTTAGGTGGAGGCTGTGAATGGTAAGGGTTTTTTTTTGGAGTGGGGGAAGGGGGGGTAAAAAGCTTAAATAGGGGTCAaaaccctcaaattagggtttggggtcTGATTACGTACGCCCAACTTACCAGGTTGATCACCCGTCATCCTtcttgcctagtacgcccaacgtacgcggcTTAACCCAAAATCGTCCTAACTTCAAACGGTTATAACCTCTTCGTTTTAGCTTCGATTTCCACGATAtctatatccacaaaaaggtattgaagagccccacaatattatctagatatcttgaactaaaaacttctcgaaaaaaaaatccatttttcatTCAAGACCTTAGCCCATGATTTTCCGTTTTTACCATTCgttccaaaacacaattcaaaggttAAGATCTCGCAACAATCATTACCTCCTTCTACAAGGACTAAACTTTGCCTCCTTAATGCCAAAAGCCTTTACACAATCGACTTCCGACCCACGACCCTGAATCACAGAATGATCCAGAAACAGGGTGTTATAGTGGTTGTGTTAGGTTAGTGGGAGTTGTGCGAAATAATAATCGGTGTCTGTCATGTCTATCTAAAGCACTTTTGTATTGTCGTGCTAAACCAAAGTACTATTGTACCGTCGTGCCTGTCGTGACTATCCAAAGTACTATTGTATTGTTGTGCTTACCCAAAGTACTATTGTACTGTCGTATTTATCCAAAATATTTTCATATTACTATGCCTAGTCATTTAGGAAATATGGATACCCACTAACAAAGTTCCTTTAAGTAAGATCCCTCGAGATCATCATATTAGGATTAGAAAGTGAAGATAACTGTAATGGGGTAATTGGGGATATTTGAATGTTGAAGAAAATATAATTAAAGTTTATATTAttctgggttgaaaaccttatgtactcaccaggtttcccaacctgatctACTGTTTCTTTTGTCACAGGTAGCGATACAAATGTACTTTATATTTGGATATGACGAGAGATTAAATGAAATATATGACATTAGATATTGTAAGACCTGTAATATcttcgttatgcttatgtttctatatcgACGATGACATCCCgtaatttttaataaaacaacATTTTTCGGAAATGTTCGGTAATAATATTATCTCgttattgggaacaaattccacattaTAATTCTTAAGGATACTCTGAAATGAAATAAGCATAATTAAATCGATTTTTTTTGCCGataaattggggatgtcacaaaaatcATGGTGTTACTCACTAGGCATTCCCAAAGCCTAACCCGTATTTTTCACATGTATTAAGGTGGTAGTAGCAAATGAGGACTTAGACGATGACTTGGGATTTAGAACTCACAATATTATGTGGTCACTTGAACTATTGTTTTTATATTGTGATTGTTTAGCCCTTGGGTACTTTAATTTGCTCAACTTTTGTAAAGAGTGTCTATAAATTCCACAACTAAtcactttgaaatgttttgaaatgattttcCAATGATTTAAATATCAAACCAAAAATAAGGGGTGTTACATTGCTTATCAACCGCAAACGAATGGAAGTATGGTGAGAAAGTCACTGAAAGATTAGGGGCGTGTTCGGCAAAACTAGCTGGTAGAGGGTAGAttgtagcttgtagcgttttgttaaacgctacatgaagtagcatttagatttggagcgttttgattaaactaaacgctagaagtTTGTAGTGACAAAcgatgtttttttgttttaaacggagtgttttgtcaaacgctagaaactagaagctctcaaacactCCAAAACGCTCCGTGTCGAACACGCCATATGTGTTATATTTtcttttgttaatttttgttATAATCGATCTTCCACTTATGCTATTGCATTCACATTATTTGAAGAAAACTATGGATTGAATACTCTCATCACTATTAATTCGATACAACTGACTAAGGGTAATGAAGTTCACTTTAAGGCATCATCCTTAATCAGAAGAGGTACAATATGAATCTATTTCATGTGTCCAACTTATCTTGGTTTTGATTCAAATTCTTATTTTAGGTTCCTGTTAGCCCAAAAAAGTTAAAGAGTCTTCATACCAAAAGAGTCTTCATAATAATCctattaatgctttcttaatGGGTGTTTAATAATACTTTAATTGCTTTCCAACTTTTGATCTTTCTTTAGTGTTTTCATTTTCCACAAGTTTTGTTTCTCTCAATTTTCTAGCCCTTTATACAAGGTTCCAAGTTGTACTAGAAAATCATCTTTTAAATATTGAATTTACAATAACTTATGAAGCTTTTTTTAGTGTTCATACACAAAAGGAGATGACTCTTGGTTGTTAGTGTGATGTTGTTGCTTTATCACTATTAACACCAATATTCACCAATTTGGTGTTGTTTAAGTATTTTATCATTGATTTAATCATGTTGTTTATTTTTCCCTTGATCATATCTGTTTTCTTTTCTCCTATATCCAATCATCTACGTATCAAAAATCATTGCCATATGCCAGCCCACTTTCTATGGATGGTCCTCATCTTATATGGCCGATAAATGGGAACTCCAAGTTCCAATTTTAATGAAACAAGTAGTCTTTTCTgaataatgtttttttataacTACTAGATAAGTAATTTGTAGTTCATGGTGTTCTAAACACCAAACAATACACTAGACTAATATAAAATACTAGCCTTTTTAAGGCTTGACCCAAACTCATTTTTAGGAGACATACCTACATTCAATTTGAAATTTGAGTTTTAACACCCTTTATGACCTTTCTAATTTCACTTTTGTCTTTAGAGTTGATGCTTCTTACTACCGATAAAAATTTAGTTAGTAGGATATAATAAAAGGCTATTTAATGATGGATTCTATAAGCATTTATAATTTTGATAgtttttataatataaatataGTTTCTTCGTATATTTCTTACCTACAATTTAAGCAACATTCATGTAAAATTATTAGGTGAACAAATAGTGACTTCGTACAGTCAAGTACAAGTTCCTATTTCGAAATAACACCATATATTGTGGATTGATTCGACACATTTAAATGTATCATATCACTCACATTTATATGAAAATAATACATAGCTAAGAAATTATATTTTATTGAACCCTTGCATCAAATTGAACCCTTGCATCAAAGAATTAGGACAATACTGATATCGTTAGGTTAGAAACCCTAACTGCGAAACACATACCAAATAACAATAAGTAAACctatttcaaaaaaaattcatAGGATTTTTGACCGGTGTTCACATTTTGGACActgttttttatgattttttgaacTAGTTACCAACCACGATTTGTATAACCTAAATAATTTAGTAAATAGTACAAAAGATATACATAATACCTATTCTTTTTTAAAAAGCTGACCAATTTGTAAATGTTTTTCAGACTGGGGTTTTCATTTTGGACActatattttttgaattttaactACCAAAACGTGGACGTCAAAAGTGTAGAACTAACATGGTTTATCGTAATATTTTCCTACTACAAATCTATACTATACTTCTTCTCTTTGAAATGCATGAGATAATGCTAAACACAGTTCCAAGGTGTGATGGGTACCAGATTTCGGATGTTTCTTAAACACGAGACCACTTAAATGGAAGGATATCCACGGATATCGGATCCAAAAGGACTCATTTTGGATTCGGATGACATTTTTGTAAATTGCAAAATTTGGATTATTTTGAATAATCCTACAAAAAACATGTCGTAACATTTGTGAACATCCTTATATTTTATCTATTTAAAACAATAAAACAAAATTATGGGTTAATATCATATAGTCCTAAAAATATAAATACGAGCAATGATAAATTTAATAATAATGTTAATGTGGTAATGGATTTTTCTCAATTTCATGTAAGTGTTGTGTAGGTTTCCTTTTTCCAAAGAGAGATTATTTATGTGTAACTCAAATGCTTTCTTCTCACATGTAGTAGAGTTAAGCATATTATGTCATCTTTCTCTTAGGGTTGAGTTGtttcccactctctctctctctctctctctctctctctctctctctctctctctctctctctctctctctctctctctctctctctctctctctccatcttATTCTAACTTCATCTTAGGCAACCAACCTGTCTCTTGTTGCCTTCATACTTGTCCTGTTGGAACCTCTGCAAcaccccccctctctctctctctctctctacaacttttctttctctctctaaactccaTGAAAACATCACCATAACCTAAATCATCCAACCTCCTTCTGCTGCTTCTCAGGTAAAGCTTCTTGTCTTTTTAGGGTTGTTCCTCTTCATAACAACTAAACACATTTGGTTTCCGAGTTTTCAAGTGTAAGTTAGAACTGCATGTGTTGGGTTGTTTTGTTTTGAATCTTGTTGATAATGGAGCATGTTTTTAGGGTCCAACTTAAGAGTCATTAATGGCGTTGAGTGGCAGTGAGAAAGAGATAGGAATGCAGACTTCGTCTCCTTACAACAACAATCACTTAATTAGGGAATCATCTTCTGAAACGGTGGATCATGGGTTGGATCCAGATCGGTTTCCCGGCACCGGAGCTTCGGTTACACCGATATCAGTCGGATCTAAGCTGCTGAAGTCGCCGCTGCAGATGCCGAGGTACAGAGAATGTCTCAAGAACCATGCTGCAAACATTGGTGGAAACATCACCGATGGATGCGGCGAGTTTATGCCATCAGGAGACGACGGAACCCTAGAAGCACTCAAATGCGCAGCCTGCAACTGCCACAGAAACTTCCACCGTAAAGAATATCCCACCACCAGTCCCGCAGTAGGTCCTTTCCTCCAGCTTCCTCCTCCGTTACCCTCCCCATCTCCATCACCATCattccaccaccatcaccaccaccaccgtacCCCACCTGCAATCTCCCTCCaccacaaccacaaccaccaccaccaccccaacTGGGCTTCCTCCATCAACGCTCCACCTGTCAAAATGGCTTTCGCCGGTAGCGTCGGCGGTGCAGCCACTGAATCCTCCAGCGAGGAGCTTAATTTTACGGCGGGGGCAGTTGCTCCGCCTTACGGGGTTGCTAAAAAGAGATTTAGAACTAAATTTACACAAGACCAGAAGGAGAAAATGCTGGAATTCGCAGAGAAAGTTGGGTGGAGGATCCCAAGAGAAGATGATCCTGAAGTTCAAAGGTTTTGCGCAGAGGTAGGAGTTAAAAGACAAGTCCTCAAGGTTTGGATGCATAATA includes these proteins:
- the LOC111880399 gene encoding zinc-finger homeodomain protein 2 isoform X1, whose translation is MALSGSEKEIGMQTSSPYNNNHLIRESSSETVDHGLDPDRFPGTGASVTPISVGSKLLKSPLQMPRYRECLKNHAANIGGNITDGCGEFMPSGDDGTLEALKCAACNCHRNFHRKEYPTTSPAVGPFLQLPPPLPSPSPSPSFHHHHHHHRTPPAISLHHNHNHHHHPNWASSINAPPVKMAFAGSVGGAATESSSEELNFTAGAVAPPYGVAKKRFRTKFTQDQKEKMLEFAEKVGWRIPREDDPEVQRFCAEVGVKRQVLKVWMHNNKATSGKKLLQDSNESIN
- the LOC111880399 gene encoding zinc-finger homeodomain protein 2 isoform X2, which gives rise to MQTSSPYNNNHLIRESSSETVDHGLDPDRFPGTGASVTPISVGSKLLKSPLQMPRYRECLKNHAANIGGNITDGCGEFMPSGDDGTLEALKCAACNCHRNFHRKEYPTTSPAVGPFLQLPPPLPSPSPSPSFHHHHHHHRTPPAISLHHNHNHHHHPNWASSINAPPVKMAFAGSVGGAATESSSEELNFTAGAVAPPYGVAKKRFRTKFTQDQKEKMLEFAEKVGWRIPREDDPEVQRFCAEVGVKRQVLKVWMHNNKATSGKKLLQDSNESIN